The genomic DNA GCGCCGGTGCAGTGCTCGGACATGCTGGCGATCTACAAGCAGATGAAGCTGCTGGCCTATGACGCGGCCACCCTGGGCAACCACGAATTCAACTATGGCCTGCCCTATCTGTCGCAGGTCACCAACGTGGACTTCGGCCTGCCTGGCATCGGCAAGGGCACGGCGCAGACCAACCCGACCGGCGCCAAGGATTGCGCCGCGCCGGGCTTTCCGTTCGTGTCGGCCAACGTGGTGGCGGCCGCCACGCAACAACCGATCTTCAAGCCGTGGACGCTGCTGACGCGCACCTTCAAGGCAACCGGCCCGGATGGCAAGGCGCTCGACGTCGCCCTCAAGGTGGGCGTGATCGGTTTCGCGCCGCCGCCCATCATGCAGTGGGACAAGGCCAACCTGGAAGGCCACGTGACCGTCGCCGGCTGGAAGGAAACCGCCGCGCGCTATGTGCCCGAAATGAAGGCGGCGGGCGCCGACCTGGTCGTGGCGCTGGCGCATGGCGGCATCGACCTGGTCACGCCCTACAGTCCGTCCATGGAAAACGGCGCGGGCTACCTGAGCCAGGTGGCGGGCATCGACGCCCTGATCACCGGCCACCAGCACCTGCTGTTTCCCGACACCAATCCCAAGTCGCAATTCGCCGGCCAGCCGGGCATCGACCTCGAAAAGGGCCTGATCAACGGCGTGCCCGCGGTGCAGGCCGGCCAATGGGGCAACAACCTCGGCCAGATCACGCTGAAGCTGGCCTACGACCAGGGCTGGAAGGTGCAGAAGAACGCCACCCAGGTGCAGCGCATCCCGACCCGCCTGACCGCGCAGAACGGCGGCACGCCCGCCACCTACGTCGCGCCCGACAGCGCCGCGCAGCAACTGGTGCAGGCCGAGCACAGCGCCACCATCGCCTACGTCAAGACGCCGATCGGCCAAAGCCAGTTCGACATGGCCACCTACTACGCGCTGGCCGGCGACGTGTCGGCGCTGCAGATCGTCAACATGGCGCAGATCGACTACCTGAAGGACTACATCGCCCGCAACAGCCCCGCCTACGCCGGCCTGCCGATCCTGTCGGCGGCCGCGCCGTTCAAGGGCGGACGCAACGGCCCGGGCGACTTCACCTTCGTGCCGCAAGGCAACATCGCCATCAACAACGCGGCCGACCTGTACCTGTATCCGAACACCCTGCAGGTGGTGCGGGTCAGCGGCGACATCGTGCGCCAGTGGCTGGAGAAGACGGCGGAACAGTTCAAGCGCATCGATCCGGCCCAGGTCGCGCCGCAGGACCTGATCGACACCGGCTTTCCGACCTTCAACTTCGATGTGCTCTACGCCGAGGGCAACGCCCTGCGCTACCAGATCGACGTGACGCAACCC from Achromobacter xylosoxidans includes the following:
- a CDS encoding 5'-nucleotidase C-terminal domain-containing protein, translated to MKQPLRKIFALSASALLLASLSACGGSDDDDDDAPPASVPRGATLDLAILATTDLHANVLGYDYYKLAEDKSYGVDRTATLIGNARKQHANTLLFDNGDTIQGTALSDYQALVAPVQCSDMLAIYKQMKLLAYDAATLGNHEFNYGLPYLSQVTNVDFGLPGIGKGTAQTNPTGAKDCAAPGFPFVSANVVAAATQQPIFKPWTLLTRTFKATGPDGKALDVALKVGVIGFAPPPIMQWDKANLEGHVTVAGWKETAARYVPEMKAAGADLVVALAHGGIDLVTPYSPSMENGAGYLSQVAGIDALITGHQHLLFPDTNPKSQFAGQPGIDLEKGLINGVPAVQAGQWGNNLGQITLKLAYDQGWKVQKNATQVQRIPTRLTAQNGGTPATYVAPDSAAQQLVQAEHSATIAYVKTPIGQSQFDMATYYALAGDVSALQIVNMAQIDYLKDYIARNSPAYAGLPILSAAAPFKGGRNGPGDFTFVPQGNIAINNAADLYLYPNTLQVVRVSGDIVRQWLEKTAEQFKRIDPAQVAPQDLIDTGFPTFNFDVLYAEGNALRYQIDVTQPKGSRIAALTYQGAPLDPAAQFLVVTNNYRASGGGDFPGLAGGKGDIVLQAPDASRDVLISYIKKHPNLDLATYGLARSWGFKPVAALAGPVVFASVPNTLALATAHGVTNVSVYDPTPDATTQLSRYAVDLTR